In Choloepus didactylus isolate mChoDid1 chromosome 6, mChoDid1.pri, whole genome shotgun sequence, one DNA window encodes the following:
- the LOC119538277 gene encoding ELMO domain-containing protein 1-like, whose amino-acid sequence MKHFLRMLIQVCLYFYCKFLWRCLKFVMRKLTGRCELQRICYNTKPGASRTMKIETSLRDSKSKLLQTSVSVHPDAIEKTINDIMELKKINPDINPQLGISLQACLLQIVGYRNLIADVEKLRREPYDSNNPQHEEMLLKLWKFLKPNTPLESRISKQWCEIGFQGDDPKTDLRGMGFLGLYNLQYFAERDATTAQQVLSDSLHPKCSKFSKAEWEKKRMDKAIGYSFAIVGINITDLAYNLLISGALKTHFYNIAPEAPTLSHFQQTFCYLMHEFHKFWIEEDPMDIMEFNRVREKFRKRIIKQLQSDCTSRYIEKKKKKEKKKKQLQNPDMALCPHFAASEGLINM is encoded by the coding sequence ATGAAGCACTTCCTGAGAATGTTGATCCAGGTGTGCCTGTACTTTTACTGTAAGTTTCTGTGGCGCTGTCTGAAATTTGTGATGAGGAAGCTGACAGGACGATGTGAACTGCAGCGGATCTGTTACAATACCAAGCCTGGAGCTTCTAGAACCATGAAAATTGAAACATCCCTGAGGGATTCAAAAAGTAAGCTGCTGCAGACTTCTGTGAGCGTTCACCCTGATGCTATTGAAAAGACTATAAATGACATCAtggaattgaaaaaaattaatcctGACATAAATCCACAGTTGGGCATCTCTCTTCAGGCTTGCCTTCTGCAAATTGTTGGGTACAGAAATCTTATTGCAGATGTTGAAAAACTGCGTAGAGAACCCTATGATTCCAATAATCCCCAACATGAAGAAATGCTTTTGAAGTTATGGAAATTCTTGAAGCCCAATACTCCACTAGAATCTCGGATCTCTAAGCAATGGTGTGAAATTGGTTTCCAAGGCGATGATCCTAAAACAGATCTTCGAGGAATGGGATTTCTGGGACTGTACAATTTACAGTATTTTGCGGAAAGGGATGCTACAACAGCTCAGCAGGTCCTTTCTGACTCTCTTCATCCAAAATGCagcaaattcagcaaagcagaatgggaaaagaaaagaatggataaagCAATTGGGTACTCATTTGCAATTGTGGGCATCAACATAACAGATCTGGCATATAATCTACTGATCAGCGGAGCTCTAAAAACCCACTTCTACAACATCGCCCCAGAAGCTCCAACATTGTCCCACTTCCAGCAGACGTTCTGCTATTTGATGCACGAGTTTCATAAATTTTGGATTGAAGAGGACCCCATGGACATAATGGAATTTAATCGTGTGCGGGAGAAATTCCGCAAGAGGATCATAAAACAGCTGCagagcgattgcacttctcggtatatagaaaaaaaaaaaaaaaaagaaaaaaaaaaaaaacagctgcagAACCCAGACATGGCATTGTGCCCACATTTTGCTGCCTCAGAAGGTTTAATCAACATGTAG